GATTCCAAATCCGACCATGATGTTCCAGGAACCCAGTTGCGGCACCGGAAACTGCCCCGAGAACATGTAATAAGTAATGATCCACAACAACCCAACGATCATGAGACCGAACATGACCACCTTGTACCAGAGCGGACTGGGCAACGACTGATCGGGGCCAGCGGACTCCTGCCGGGCAGCCTGCCGGGAGGCGGGCTTCTTGCGGGACTTAGACTCGGGCACGGGTCCTCCTTGTGGCGCCAACAACTAGCGCCGATACGTAAACATAACGTTCGATACAGGTCCGACGACAGCCGCAGTATACTAGAAGCAAGACGACGGCCGTCAATGCGGTTTCACCAACCAATTCTAACGAAGATTGCCTGTAAGCGGGCCGTATAGCAGGGCGGCGTTGAAAATGATCAGGAGAACGAGTGATTCGAGCACGTCGACGCGGCGTCCTCCAGACCACAATTCAGGTCGCCGGGGAGCTACTCATCACCCTCGGAGTGGTTCTCCTGCTCTTTGTGGGCTGGGAACTCTGGTGGACCAATATCGAGTCCAACCAGAAGCAGGACGCCGCCATAGAGAACCTGCTGGCAGACTTCAACGCACCCGTCGTTCCACAAACTGAACCGCAGCAGCCCCAAGACTACGGGGATCCTCCGGTGCTGGAGGCTGTGCAGGAGGGCGAGACCTTCGCAGTCGTCTATATCCCGCGTTTTGGGGCAGAATATACTCGACCGGTGACCGACGGCGTCGGCGTGGCTGTCCTCGACAATCTGGGACTTGGCCATTACCCGGACACGGTATTACCCGGCGGTGTTGGCAATTTTGCGTTGGCAGGACACCGGCAAACCCACGGCATGGTGCTCGACGCCATTCACATGCTGGTCCCCGGGGACCGCATCTTCGTTCAGACCCGTGACGGCTACTACACCTACGTGTACCGGAATAACCAGATAGTCCTACCAAACCGCACCGATGTCATTGCGCCCGTACCAACTCAGCCTGGGGCCACGCCCGTTGAGCGAATCATGACGCTAACAAGTTGCAACCCCCGCTTTGGAGCCGAGGAACGGATCATTGCGTACTCGATCATGGACTCTTGGCAGCCCCTCTCCGCGGGCCCTCCCGCCGAAATCGCCGAACTCGTAGCCAACAACGCAGAAAAGGGAGCCTGAATGTACGGCTGGATCTTTACGCACCTACCCGGACCGTTGTGGGCGCGCATCATGATCTCGATATTGTTGATCGCAACAGTTATCCTGCTCTTGCTGACCATCGTCTTTCCTTGGTTGTCGCAGTTCAATCCACTCACAGATTCCACGATTGGTACGTCCTAGACCATGAACCAGACTTTCCGCATCCTCGTCGTCGACAATTACGACAGCTTTGTCTACACGCTGGTGGGTTACCTTCAGGAATTGGGTGCGGAGACCACTGTCGTAAGGAACGACGACGTCAGTCTCCCCGAGGCCATCGAGCTCGCCGAGGCCCGTGACGGCGTGCTCATTTCTCCCGGCCCAGGTGCTCCCGCGAAAGCCGGAATCTGCGTGGACCTCATCCGTTGGTGTGGTGTGAGCATGAAGCCCATGTTGGGTGTGTGCCTGGGGCATCAAGCCCTCGCCGAGGCCTACGGGGGTACCGTGACACACGCGCCGGAGCTCATGCACGGAAAGACGTCTGAGATTGAACACTCAGGCGGCAACGTGTTCGCAGGGCTCCCCTCACCGCTAACCGTCACGCGCTATCATTCGTTGGCCGCGGTGTCAGAGACTATCCCGGCGGTCCTTGAGGTAACGTCCACAACCGCCAGCGGCGTCATCATGGGTTTGGCGCACCGTACCGCACCGCTGATCGGTGTCCAGTTTCATCCCGAATCGGTACTCACCGAGGGTGGGTACCAAATGCTGGGGAACTGGCTGGAATCCATGGGAATGGGTGGCGCGGCGGAGCGCGCATCGGGACTCAGCCCCTTGATCAGCCGCTAACCCTTGTCCTTATTGGGCGGATTGTCCGGACCCTTCTCGGGCTTTCCGGAGTCCTTAGAAGGATCCGTGGACTTTTCTGGATCGGGTTTGCTGGTTTCCTCGTCCTTTGGAGCCTTTTCCGGTTCGGTGGCAACAGTCACCTCCACAACCGATCCAGGCTCCACCTCAGTGCCCGGAGGATAGCTCTGGGAGGTGATTGTCCCCGGTGCCACGACGGAGTTCTCTTCGTCCTTGAACTCGACGCGCAGGCTCAAAGCTGGATCCGTGAGTGTCGCTTCAGCTTCTTCTTTAGTCATGTCCACCACATTGGGAACCTTGACGGTTCCCGTGGAAATGACCAGATTCACCGTCGCATCGATTTTGACCTTCTCACCGAGCCCGGGATCTGTGGCAACTAGTCGGTCCCTGGGCACGCTGGCGCTGTTCGTTGTGGTGGTTGTCCCCGTAGTCAGGCCAAGACGCTGCAGCGTGTCACGTACCGCCGACTCCGTCTGACCCGCCAGATCGCCGGGGATAACGACAGACGAAGGCCCCTTGGAGACTACGATGGTCACTTCACTGTCCGGCAGGACCTGCTCGCCAGCCTCTGGAGAGGACTCAATGACCGTGCCCTGCTCCACCGAGTCATGGAAGTCTTCCTCAACCTGTGGGGTGAGACCAGCACCGTAGATCTCGTTCTGCGCCTCTGTTTCCGTCATCTCCGCAACGGTTGGAACCGCAACAGTGACAGGTTCCTCTGGCTGATTCATCTGGAGCAGAATGTAAGCTCCTGCGGCTAGAACGAGCGCCAGAACGATGAACAGTGTCACGATCCAGGCCCGACGGCGCTTCCGCCTGTCATCATGAGGATCATCGTCGCGGTTCAGTGCCATGACTGAAGTCCGTTCATCCTCATCCAGAGCCTCTTCGTCAGGATGAACGTCGTCGTTCGTCAGCCTGCCACCAGCCCTCATACGTGCCATCGAGCGCGTCTCGCGCATGTCGACGTCGTTCGTCGCCATCCCGGCCACGCCAACTGTGGACATGGCCTCCGTCGGCGGCGCCCCTTCGGAACCATCTGGTGCAACAGCCACGCCCCTGCGTGCACTCTGAAGTGCGTCACGGAAATCAGCAGCATCCTGGAACCTGTGCGCGCGGTCCTTCTGCAAAGCCTTCGCAAGCACAGAATCCAGAGCAGCCGAAACGTCCTCGTTATAGACGCTCGGCGCATCCGGGTGCTCGCGCACGTGCTGGTACGCAACGGATACAGGGCTGTCGCCGACAAACGGGGGGCGGCCAGCAAGCATTTCATAGAGAACACACGCAGCGGAGTAGAGGTCGCTGCGCGCATCCACTGTTTCACCGCGGGCCTGCTCCGGTGAGAGATACTGTGCAGTACCCAGAACCGCCTGAGTCTGGGTCATGGTGGCCGCGGAATCCGCCATAGCGCGAGCGATACCAAAGTCCATGACCTTGACCGCGCCATCAGGGGTAATCATGACGTTGGCCGGCTTGATATCGCGGTGAACAATGCCAGCCCGATGACTGTATTCCAGGGCGGCGAGGATACCAATCGTATGGTGAACTGCACCATCGACCGATAGTTCCCGGGACTTGATGTACTCGCGGATAGTTCGTCCGGCAACGTACTCCATGACGATGAACGGAACACGTACGTCGTCGTGCGCTGCGGCATTTGGCATGTCCTGATCCCCAGTGTCGAAGATCGAGACGATTGCCGGATGATTTAGGGCTGCCACGGCCTGAGCTTCTCGGCGGAACCGCGACTGGAACAGTGGATCGCGGGCCAGATCCGGACGGAGCACCTTGATGGCCACCGAACGGCCCAGCAGGATGTCACGGGCAAGGTACACATCGGCCATGCCGCCTCGGCCGATGAGTTCACCTACCTCGTAACGCCCGTTGAGGACGCGTTCAGGATTCACTAGGGGTGTCCTTTCATCCGGATCAGCTGTTACTGGTGCGAGTTGCTATGGGCTGGTTGGCGAAGGGGTGGGCTCCGGCTGTGGATTACCGGTATCCGCCGGCGGGCCGGCCGAAACGAAGTAGGTCACCGTGCTGCCCTTGTCCACCTCTTGGCCCTCACCTGGATTCAGCTGCAGCACTGAACCCTGCTCCTGCGTGGACGGACGTGCACCACCGTTGGCGGGAACCAACTCCGCAGCTACCAGCTGTTGCCGGACAACGTTTTCCTGTTCGCCAATCAGGCCGCCAGGAACGGTGACCTGCTCCGCTCCCGTGGAATAGGTAACGGTGACTGCGTCCCCACGCTGCAGCGTGCCAACAGGCTGAACCTGAGTCACGATGTCTACCGGAACCTCAGCATTCGGCTGCGGATCCTCCACAACCTTGAGTCCCAGACCGGACAGCTCGGAGACTACCTGATTCAGCGGCTGCCCCTCATAAGCAGCGGCGTTCACCACTATCTCTTCAGGGACTTCCGTCGTTGGCTCCTGGCTGGGAGTTTCAGATTCGGACTCACTCTGGGACGGCGACGGAGATGTAGACGGAGATTCAGAGGGAGACTTTGAAGTTGCCGGAGCAGAAGAAGACGGCGAGGTGCTCTCATCGTCCGCTGGGGAGAGCCCCTGGACGACAAAGAACCCGGCAACAGTTAAAATGATCAGGAGCAGAAGTGCGATCAGTGGAAGCGTCCACGGGCTGCGTCCACGACGTTCCGCCACGGGCTCTTCATCAAACTCCTCCTCAGTATTCCATTCCCGCTGTGCCGCTACGTCACCGGTATTTGCCGCAGCAGCCGCCCCAGCCCCCGCACCAGCCACAGTAGGCAGTGCCGACGTCGACGGCCGGGAAATAGCCTGCGTGGAGTCCTCTGGAGTAAGGGGAACCGCCGTGGTGGCGTCGTCGTCGCCCGTGAAGAGCAACATGCCGGGAACCGCAACCTCAGCAGCCCTGATGTCTCCACGCTGAATAGCGCTGACCGCCCGAGTCAAGGCATCCGCATTTGCTGGCCGATCTGCAGGATCCTTGGCGAGCATGGACATGACCAAGGCACGTACCGGAGCCGGCACCGACGTCGGCAACGGTGGCGGCGTGTCATTGACCTGCGCCAGCGCGATGGCGATCTGTGATTCGCCCGAGAACGGCCGACGGCCAGCAAGGACCTCGTAGCCGATGATTCCCAGCGCATAAATATCCGAAGAACCCGTAGCCTGCTGACCTGTGGCCTGTTCAGGGGCCAGGTACTGGGCAGTACCCATGACCTGACCGGTTTGCGTCAACGGCACCTGATCCGCGATGCGGGCAATACCGAAGTCCGTGATCTTGACCTTGCCGTCTGGCATGATCAGCAGGTTACCGGGCTTGACGTCGCGGTGGACAAGGCCCTGTTCATGCGCGGCAGACAACGCAGCCGACGTCTGACCAATGACCGAGAGGGTACGTTCTGGTGACAGAGTGCGGTCGCGTTCGATGATTGCCGACAGTGGTTGGCCGGGCACCAGCTCCATGACCAGGTAGCCGGAGCCCTCCTCCTCGCCGTAGTCGAAGACATTGGCAATGCCAGGGTGGCTCAGCAGCGCAGTGTGGCGTGCTTCAGCACGGAAACGGTTGAGGAAGCCGGGGTCACCGGTATATTCCTCTTTCAGAATCTTTATGGCGACCACACGCCCAAGAACCTGGTCCTTGGCCTTCCAGACCTCACCCATTCCCCCAATAGCGATGCGGTCCGTGAGCTGGTACCTGCCGCCTAAGGTGATACCTGTTGTAGGTCTCACTTGTTCAACACCGCCTCTAGAAGTTTCTTAGCGCTTGGACTTGTTAGTTGTGCCCCCGTTGGGACGTCTACATTTTCAATGACAATCGTGACCACAACCTTTGGATCATCCGCCGGAGCAAAACCGGTGTACCAGGAATTGTTGCCCGTGGTCCCCTGAAGCAGTTCTGCGGTTCCTGTCTTGGATGCCACATCGACACCGGGAATCTGTGCACTGGTTGCGGTGCCGCGCTCTGTAGTTCCGATCATCCATTCGGTGATCTGGTTCGCTACCTCCGGCGAAGTGGAGGTGTTCAGGACCTCCGGCTGTGGCTCCTCTATGACCCGCAGATCCGGAGCACGAACCGAACGGACCAGCTGCGGCTTCATCTGAACGCCGTCGTTGGCAATCGCCGCTGTCATCATGGCAATCTCCAGCGGGGTGGCCTTCACGTTGTACTGACCAATGGCCGATTGCGCCAGTTGTGGTTCGTTGAGATCCTCTTCGGGAAACTGGCTCGGCTCCACGCGAGTGGGTATGAACAGCTGCTCACCGAAGCCGAATTCGCGTGCTTCTTTGAGGATAGTGTCCTGACCCAGTTCAAGTGCGATTCCGGCAAACGCGGTATTGCAGGAATGTGCGAGTGCGAAGGCAAAGTCCGCCACTGAACGGCTGGAACACTGTCCGCCGACGTAGTTTGGCAGCTGGTACGTGGTTCCCTTGAGTTCAAGGTTCTGCGGGTTCGGCAGCTCCGAATCGGCATCATACTGATCAGATTCCAGGGCCGCGGCTGTGTCAATGATTTTGAACACTGAACCGGGCGCGAGCAGCTTCTGGGTAGCCGGATTGATGTAAGGAGACAATCCGGGGGTATTGATCAGCTGCTGCATGTTTTCGTTTACTACTTGCGTATTGGCTCCAGCTAGCAGATTCGGATCATAGGAGGGCTTCGATACCATCGCCTTGATGTCCCCTGTTGCAGGGTCCATCACCACTATTGAGCCCTGTTGGCCCTCAGGGATGAGGTCCCATGCAAGCTGCTGCAGTTGTGGGTCAATGGTTAGTTCGACCGAGGCGCCCTGCCCCATACTGCCGTTGAACAAGCCCGCCATACGGTCGAAGAACTGTGAATCGCTGGTACCCGAAAGCTGCTCCTGCAGGGCTGATTCGAGCTGCGTAGCTCCGTGGGAGAGCGAGAAGAACCCGGTCAGGTGGGCGTACATGTTTGGCTCGTTGTATACACGCTGATAGGGGAACGGCCCATCGGTTTCCACCGATTCAGCGATCGGTTTGCCGTCAACGAGTATGGACCCACGATTATCGCCGAAATTCTGCAACACCGTGCGCCGGTTCAAAGGATTATCTGTGAGCGTCTCGGCACCGATGAACTGGACATAGGTCAGCGAACCGAAGAGCAGAGTGAACATGGCAACGGCGACAATCCACGACGTACGAATGGCATGGTTCATGCTGATCCCACCTCTTCGTCCGTTGGCCGTCTTCTAAACGAAGTCTGTTTTCCGGCAAGCACCTTCGGTTGCTCATCAGTGCTGGGGATAGGGCCAGTTACGGCAGGACGCCGCGCTGTTTCCGAAATGGACAACAGCAGGGCAACAATGATCCAGTTTGCCAGCAGAGCGGATCCGCCAGCGGACATGAAGGGCGTGGTCAAACCCGTCAGCGGTATCAAGCGGGTAACGCCTCCGATTACCACAAAGCACTGGAGGGCGATCGTGAACGACAAGCCCGTGGCGAGCAGTTTGCCGAACCCGTCTTTGGTTCCCAACGCGGCCCGGAACCCTCGAGAGATCAAGAGGACATACAAAAGAACGATCGCAAATAACCCGATCAGGCCTAGTTCTTCACCGAGGGACGCAATGATCATGTCTGAATTGGCATACGTCACGAGTCCGGGGCGGCCTTCACCGAGACCTGTCCCCACCAGACCGCCGCTGGCCAGGCCAAAGAGGCCCTGCACCACCTGGCCGCTGCCGCCTGGAACGCGGTCGTAGACCTCTGGATCAAAGGCGTTGATCCAACTGTCGATCCGTAGGGCAACGTGTGAAAAAAGTTGCATAGCCACGAATCCGCCAATAGCGATCATGGCCAGACCAATCAGGATCCAGCTGATGCGTCCTGTCGCGACATAGATCATGGCCATGAATAGACCGAAGAAGAGCACGGATGTCCCCAGGTCCCGCTGGAAGACCAGAACGCCAATACTGACCATCCATGCGGCAATCATGGGCGCCAGATCCTTGAAGCGCGGCAGTTGCAAGGGGCCGATCTTCTTGCCCGCGAGGAGGATGAGATCACGGTTTGTCGATAGATACCCTGCAAAGAATATAGCGAGGGTGATCTTGGCGATTTCTCCCGGCTGGAAAGTGCCGATGCCAACGCTGATCCAAATGCGGGCACCGTTGATGGTCAATCCCAGGGGTGTCAGCGGCAGCAGCAGCAGAACGGCACTGACCAACAGAGAGATATAGGTGAACCGCCGCAACACTCTGTGATCCCTGAAGAGCCAGATGATGGCCGCGGCCGCTACCATGGCGACTGCGGTCAACATAGCCTGGCTGCCAGCAGCATGTTGTTCCTCCGGCAAAGTGAGATCCAAGCGGGCGATCATCGCCAAGCCGATCCCGTTCAGGGCAGTGGCGATGGGGAGAATGAGGGGGTCAGCATACTTAGCCCGGATGCGCAGAATGACGTGGATCGCCAGAGCCAGCCCCGCGAACAGCCCATTGGCCACAAAGAATCCGCTATCCAGCGGCGTTCCACCACCAAGTGCCACCAGGACGTTCGCTCCGACACCGGCAATGAGCGCCAGCAGAAGCAGCATCAGCTCAATGTTCCGCCGTGGTTTGGGGGCTGTTAGTACGTCGCTCATACTCAGTTCCCCTCACAACGTCGGGCTGCGGCCTCACCCGAGATGGCCGGGGCCGACGGGGAAACGGAGGATGTGGGGCTCGAGGTTGGAGAAGATGACGAGCTAGTAGACTTCGAGGCACTGGGACTCGGGCTGGCTTTGCTGCTGGTTGAGGACGTCGGCTCCGGTTTTGGCTCCGGTGAAGTATCTGATTCTGGGGATGGCGCCGTTACCGCACGTGCGGTACAGCGCAGCTCATCCACGATCTCCTGGGCGTGTTCCAGATCCCGGGCAGGAAGCGTGGTCTCTAGCCGGTCTCTTGAGTACTCTGGCAAACTGGAAACGGGGATTTCTGTGACGTCAGTGACCTGGGACAGCTCAATAGGTCCAAGCGTCTGAGAGACGCCATTGAAAATGGCGACGCGGTCGTCGACAGCGGATACGTAGTACCGGGTCTGAGTCCACAGATACCCAAATCCCAGGACCGCGATGAGGATCAGCGTCATCAGCGCAAGGAACGTCGGGATGACCCAACGCCGTCTGGGTGAATCCCGCTGATCAGGAGTCTCTTCTAGGGGAGACCCATCATGCTCGGGCGCCTTGTGCATGAGCAGCTTTGCCGCACGGCGCTCATTCGACTGCTTGGTGACAATCGGGATCTGCCCGGTCTCCGTTGCCAAAGCCGCAGAGCCGACCAATTCGTGGGGTCGTTGTGCCAGATCCCGGCGGATCATATCGGCACGAATAGTATCGTCGACGGTTGTTGTCTTCTGCTTCCGTGCCTGAGAATCTTCAACGGCTGGACCTGGTGCAACTGTGTCGTCGTCGCCGTCGACCCGCGCGCGGACACGCACCGGCTCAGGCGGAACCACCGGCACGACTGAATCGTCCTCGGTGGCCTCAGCTACCTCAATGACAGCAACCGTCACGTTGTCCGGAGCGCCACCGGCGAGGGTGAGCTCTACCAGAGTATTGACGCACTCCCGGAGGCTGGACGACTCCCGAAAAACCTGCTCAATGGCTGCATCTCGCAAAACCGCCATTAAACCGTCAGAGCACAGCAGCCATTTCTCGCCCGGAACGGCGTCGTAGGTTTCAACGTCGAGTTCAGGGCTGGCATCGACATCGCCCAGGACCCGCATCAACACGTTCTTGTGCGGATGGACCTCTGCCTCTTCCGGCCTCAGCCGCCCCTCGTCAATGAGCCGCTGCACAAAGGTGTGGTCTATGCTCATTTGCTCAAAAACATTGTCCTTGAGCCTATACGCACGCGAATCCCCGATATGCGCAAGGGTTATATGGTTTCCATCGAGCAACAGGGCCGTGCAGGTGGTGCCCATACCGGCGAGCTGCGGATTGGTTCCCACGAGTTCGGACAGCAGCGAATTGGCGGTCTGAATTTCATCGGCCAAGATCGTCGCGGCGTCGCCGTCGTATTGATGGTCCAGATGAACAAGGTCCAGCACAGTAGAAGCAGAAGCAATGTTTCCGCCCGCATGGCCACCCATGCCGTCCGCCACAACCGCCAGGTTCTGGCCCACATACGCTGAATCGTCATTTTTAGCACGTGAGCCAACATCGGAGCGCACCGCATAGCGCAGAATTAGCGCCATCCTATGGCCTCAATTCGATGACCGTCTTGCCGATCCGGATGGGTACTCCGGGTTCAACGGGAAGTGCACGCGTCAGTTGGCTTCCAGACACGAAGGTTCCGTTGGTGGAACCCAGGTCTTCCACGAACCATCGACTGCCCTGAGGGAACAGACGCGCGTGCCGACCCGAGGCGTAGTCATCATCCAGAACTAGTGTTGCTTCCTGAGCGCGGCCGAGGAGGATGGGGCTGTTGGTCAGCTCCAGGGTGGTTCCTTTGAGCGGGCCTTCGGTGACGATGAGTTCCCTTGCGGATTTTCTCGGCGCTGTGTTGGCTGAGGGAACCTGGCGCGCAGGCCTGACTCCGGTACGTGTGCGTTGCCCGACCATCAGATCGCGGCGAAGTGCACTCACAATGCTTATCACCAAGACCCACAACAGGATCAGAAAGCCATATCGCAAAAGCGTCAACGTCAGGTCACTCATTCGGCGGCTCCGCCATTGGTGGGAATCAAGCGGAAAATAGCCCTTGCCCGGCCCATGGTGATGACAGAACCGTCTGTGAGCTCCGCTTGACCGTGTAACCGTTCCCCATTGACATAACTTCCGTTGGTGGAGCCGAGATCCACTGCGAGGACCGAGGAGCCTTTGCGGCGGATTTCGAGGTGTCTACGTGACACTCCGGTGTCTTCCACCCGAATATCAGCTTCAGCGGACCGTCCGATAATCGCCGATTCAAGCGTCAGCGAGTGGCGGTGGCCGTCTATGTCAAGAACGGGTTCATTGCGTGTGGGACGTCGCGAAGGGGCAGCCGGTGCCTTCGGCGCCGCGGATTGGCGCGGTTGGCCGGCCTTCTCGGTGGTGGAATCGATCTCCAACACACCGGCTTTCAGATCCGTATCCCGCATGAAGGACACGCGCACCGGGCCGCGAAGCGTGTAGTTCTGGCTGTTGACGTGCTTAATCACGACGTCGCAGAGTTCCTCGGCGAGGGGAGCGCCCCACTCCTGAGCGTGGGCAAAATCGGCTGCCGAGAGACGGGCGGCGAAAACATTGGGGGCGAGGGTGCGGCCCTCTCCGATCGTGTAAGACTTGTTGTCCAGTTCGCGGCGCAGCGCGCTGGCGATTTCTACCGGCTGAACTTCCGCCTTTGAACCCGTGGAGAAGGCGCCGCGGACTACCTTTTCAATGCCGCGCTCGACGTTGTCGAGAATGCCCATTCGTTGCCTCCTCCCGTTGTGTCATATCTGATTCCGCTCCAGCTGAGGCTACCCGTCCCATCCGACGGGTAGGCACCGAGCAACGATAATCGTGCCCGGACTGCCTCGTGCATACTTCCCGATACTACTTGGGGAGTATGGAAATGACCTTAATCAGGGCATTGTCGAAGCCAATTAGTGATAACGATTCGTGCTCCCGGTTAGTTGCACGGTGTCCACCATCTCAGGCTTCGCGTCTCCTCAAGAGATTGGCGGTTGCAGACCGGCAAAGGTAGGCGGACGTGGTTTAGGTTAAACGGCATGACTTTGGTTATGATGGATCTCGCTGTTCTTGGAGGTTTCGACCTCCAAAGCACTATGCGCGAGTGGCGGAACGGCAGACGCGCTGGCTTCAGGTGCCAGTATCCGAAAGGGTGTGGGGGTTCAAATCCCCCCTCGCGCACAGAAAACAAAGAGCACCTCCGGCTGTGTCCGGGGGTGCTCTTTGTTTTATCTGAGCCGCAGTGGGCGGACCGGCGTTTTCTAGGTGAATTCCACCGTGAACTATTGGTCAGATGCGCTCTTGGGAACCCGCACCGTGCGTTTGTAGGTGAGCAGATTCAGAGCAGGTTCAGCGAAACGAGCGATGACGGGGCCACTGACTGCCATGATCAGGACGTATGCGGTTGCCAGAGCGGCCAGTTCCGGAACAACGGCACCGGAGGCGACCGCGAGTCCCGCGATAATAATAGAGAACTCACCGCGCGCGACGAGCGCCGCGCCAGCTCTGGCCCGTCCAGGTCTTCCAATTCCCTGACGTTTTGCCGCCCACCATCCGGTAGTCACTTTGGTGCAGACGGTAACGAAGGCCAGAACGAGTGCCCAACCAAGGACAGGCGGAATCGTAGAGGGGTCCGTATTCAGCCCGAAGACAACGAAGAACATCGCGGCAAAGAGATCTCGCATCGGCTCCATGACACGCGTTGCGGTTTCTGCTGCGGCTCCAGAAATTGCGATGCCGAGGAGGAACGCACCCACAGCGGCTGAGACTTGCAGCGCAGCCGTGACACCGGCTACCAGCAGGGCCGCGCCGAACAGAGTGAGTAGAAAAACTTCTCGGTCCTTGTTATCGATCACTGCTGAAACTACTCTGCTGAAACGCAAGGCGATCACGAGCACGATGGTGACCACGAGCAGGGAAATTCCTACCGCCTGAAGGCCCCCAAGAAAACTGACGCCGGAGAGTACGGCCGTGAGAATGGGAAGGTAGACCGCCATGGCCAGGTCTTCGAATACGAGCAGGGAAAGAACGATGGGCGTTTCGCGGTTCCCGAGTCGCCCCAGATCCGTCAGCACCTTGGCGATAATGCCCGAGGAGGAAATGTACGTCACGCCGCCCATGACCAACGCCCCAACCGGGCCCCAACCCAGGACGAACGCGACGACTGCACCCGGTATGAAGTTCAAAACGATGTCGAGAACCCCTGCCATCCAGGATTGACGCATCCCAGTGACCAGTTCTCTTGCAGTGTATTCCAGGCCCAACATCAGCAGTAGGAGGATGACTCCAATTTCGCTGGCGATCGCGCTGAAATCCTCTAGACCACCCAGCTCAACGAAACCACCGGATCCAAAGAACAACCCGCCCAGCAAATACAGCGGGATCGGCGACATCCCGATCTTCCCGGCGAGGCGTCCAAGAATCCCGAGGCCGAAAAAGACGGCGCCCAGTTCAATGAGTGTGACAGTACTGCTAGCCATGCACCGTCATCCGAGGAGAATATTGGCTGCCTTGTCCAGCCCTTCCGACGTTCCAACGGCGACAACCAGATCTCCGGCAGCAAAGCCGAAATCCGGAGTCGGAGATGGCTGTACCTGACCAGCGCTGAGGACGGCCACCACAGAAACGCCGGTTTTGGTCCGCAGCTGCGTATCTCCCAGCTTTCGGCCGTCGAACGGCGAACCCTTCGCAATAAGAAATTGACGAGTGTTTACTCCGGGGAGGTCTCGGTGCTCCTTGGTGAGCTGAGCTACAAGCTGCCGTGCGCCGAGGAGGTTCCCGAGGGTCGCTGCCTCATCCGATGTGAGCGGCATTGATGCGAGACAACCATCCGGGTCATCTTCGCGGGACACAATGAGCGCCATGTCGCCGTCACGAAGGGACAGGACACCGATCCGGCGCCCAGCGGCCGTTGTGATTTCCTTACGGATTCCGATCCCGGGAAGCGGGGTTTCATCAACGATCATCCATCAATCCTAGACCCGCGGATACTAATGGGAATCCTTCGCCTGACGCGTCTCGCGCACACGCTTTTCCTCGGTGCGGACCTGCGCCATGCTTGCGCGCTCATCCACCAGCCACTGCGG
This region of Arthrobacter roseus genomic DNA includes:
- a CDS encoding cell division protein CrgA, with protein sequence MPESKSRKKPASRQAARQESAGPDQSLPSPLWYKVVMFGLMIVGLLWIITYYMFSGQFPVPQLGSWNIMVGFGIAMVGFLMTTRWH
- the pknB gene encoding Stk1 family PASTA domain-containing Ser/Thr kinase — encoded protein: MNPERVLNGRYEVGELIGRGGMADVYLARDILLGRSVAIKVLRPDLARDPLFQSRFRREAQAVAALNHPAIVSIFDTGDQDMPNAAAHDDVRVPFIVMEYVAGRTIREYIKSRELSVDGAVHHTIGILAALEYSHRAGIVHRDIKPANVMITPDGAVKVMDFGIARAMADSAATMTQTQAVLGTAQYLSPEQARGETVDARSDLYSAACVLYEMLAGRPPFVGDSPVSVAYQHVREHPDAPSVYNEDVSAALDSVLAKALQKDRAHRFQDAADFRDALQSARRGVAVAPDGSEGAPPTEAMSTVGVAGMATNDVDMRETRSMARMRAGGRLTNDDVHPDEEALDEDERTSVMALNRDDDPHDDRRKRRRAWIVTLFIVLALVLAAGAYILLQMNQPEEPVTVAVPTVAEMTETEAQNEIYGAGLTPQVEEDFHDSVEQGTVIESSPEAGEQVLPDSEVTIVVSKGPSSVVIPGDLAGQTESAVRDTLQRLGLTTGTTTTTNSASVPRDRLVATDPGLGEKVKIDATVNLVISTGTVKVPNVVDMTKEEAEATLTDPALSLRVEFKDEENSVVAPGTITSQSYPPGTEVEPGSVVEVTVATEPEKAPKDEETSKPDPEKSTDPSKDSGKPEKGPDNPPNKDKG
- a CDS encoding class E sortase, translated to MIRARRRGVLQTTIQVAGELLITLGVVLLLFVGWELWWTNIESNQKQDAAIENLLADFNAPVVPQTEPQQPQDYGDPPVLEAVQEGETFAVVYIPRFGAEYTRPVTDGVGVAVLDNLGLGHYPDTVLPGGVGNFALAGHRQTHGMVLDAIHMLVPGDRIFVQTRDGYYTYVYRNNQIVLPNRTDVIAPVPTQPGATPVERIMTLTSCNPRFGAEERIIAYSIMDSWQPLSAGPPAEIAELVANNAEKGA
- a CDS encoding anthranilate synthase component II — encoded protein: MNQTFRILVVDNYDSFVYTLVGYLQELGAETTVVRNDDVSLPEAIELAEARDGVLISPGPGAPAKAGICVDLIRWCGVSMKPMLGVCLGHQALAEAYGGTVTHAPELMHGKTSEIEHSGGNVFAGLPSPLTVTRYHSLAAVSETIPAVLEVTSTTASGVIMGLAHRTAPLIGVQFHPESVLTEGGYQMLGNWLESMGMGGAAERASGLSPLISR
- a CDS encoding protein kinase domain-containing protein, with amino-acid sequence MRPTTGITLGGRYQLTDRIAIGGMGEVWKAKDQVLGRVVAIKILKEEYTGDPGFLNRFRAEARHTALLSHPGIANVFDYGEEEGSGYLVMELVPGQPLSAIIERDRTLSPERTLSVIGQTSAALSAAHEQGLVHRDVKPGNLLIMPDGKVKITDFGIARIADQVPLTQTGQVMGTAQYLAPEQATGQQATGSSDIYALGIIGYEVLAGRRPFSGESQIAIALAQVNDTPPPLPTSVPAPVRALVMSMLAKDPADRPANADALTRAVSAIQRGDIRAAEVAVPGMLLFTGDDDATTAVPLTPEDSTQAISRPSTSALPTVAGAGAGAAAAANTGDVAAQREWNTEEEFDEEPVAERRGRSPWTLPLIALLLLIILTVAGFFVVQGLSPADDESTSPSSSAPATSKSPSESPSTSPSPSQSESESETPSQEPTTEVPEEIVVNAAAYEGQPLNQVVSELSGLGLKVVEDPQPNAEVPVDIVTQVQPVGTLQRGDAVTVTYSTGAEQVTVPGGLIGEQENVVRQQLVAAELVPANGGARPSTQEQGSVLQLNPGEGQEVDKGSTVTYFVSAGPPADTGNPQPEPTPSPTSP